The Tardibacter chloracetimidivorans region TGGGGCGTCGACATTTCCATACTACCTCTTACAAAATTCTGGAACGGACATTCCGACCTCGTGATGGGCGCAATTGTCGTTCGAACGCAGCATTGGGATCCGTTATGGCGCTACATTCAGCGGACGAGTCCATCTGTCACCAGTCAAGACGCCTATCTGGTATTGCGTGGCGTCAGGACCGCGGCAGTTCGCCTTAAGCAGCACGAAGCTACCGGGATGCTCCTTGCTCATTGGCTCGAAAGCCAGGAGGAAGTCGCGAATGTTCTTCCGTGCCTATCCGCTTGACGCATACACCCACTACATCTAGTGGCTGCCTTGTGGCGCGCGCCTGACTTTTCCTGCGGCTTGGTGCCACCCAAAGCGGTTGTAAAGGGTGGGGATTGTGGACGTTCTTGACCGCGACAAGCTGCCGTTCCCGAAATCCCTCCCCGAGTTCCAGCGGCTTTTCCCGGATGATGGCGCTTGCGCGTCCTGGCTTGAAAAAGCTCGCTGGCCTGATGGATTTGCGTGCCCACGCTGTGGCGTCGTCGGCGATCCGTTTCGTTTCACCACTCGGCCTGTCATCCTGATGTGCCGCTCGTGTCGCCGTCAGACCGGCCTGATGGTCGGCACGGCCATGGAACGAAGCCACATCCCGCTCAGCGTGTGGTTCTGGGCCGCTTACCTGGTTGCGAGTCAGACGACCGGCATATCTGCCGTCCAGTTGCAGCGCCAGCTTGGCCTGACCCGGTACGAGACGGCCTTTGGCCTGCTCCATAAACTGCGCGCCGCGATGGTGCGCCCCGATCAGGATCGGATCGGCGGGCAGAGCGGTCAGCATGTCGAGGTCGATGAGACCTGGATCGGCGGGCGAACGCGCGGCGAAGGCCGGGGAACCCACCACAAAACGCTGGTGGTCGCCGCCGTCGAAGTTCGTCACCGGGAGCCTGGCACTGGCCAGGACCGCCGCCGGAACGGACGCTATGCCGGAAGGGTTCGATTGGCCATCGGTGCAGACCGCAGTGCCGGTGCCCTTGGTGGCTTTGTACAGAGCGCGGTCGAGCCGGGAACGCTGGTCATCACCGATGATTGGAGCGGCTATAGCGGGTTGCAGGGCGGCGGTTACGACCATCACGCCATCGCCCAGTGTGGCGACCCGGAGGTGTCCGAAGAGTTCCTGCCCATCGTCCATCTGGTGTTCTCAAACCTCAAAGCGTGGCTCAACGGCATCCACCACGGCGTCAGCACCAAGCATCTGCAAGCCTACCTCAACGAGTTCACTTTCCGCTTCAATCGCCGCTTCTACCCGTTCAACGCCTTCCGATCCCTCCTCGGGATCGCCAGTGATATCGAGGCGCCGACCTTTGCCGAACTCTACTCAGGCCAATGGACCCACCATACCATATCTAGTGGGTGTATGCCTTAAGCGGATAGGCACGTGTTCTTCATCCCGGATTGCCATCCTTTGGATCTCACGAGCAATGGCGCAAAGACTTTACCGGTAGTTGCGGCCTGTTTTCGATTGAATTGAAGTCCGTCGGAGACGCCGCTCAAGATATGCTGAGGGCAAAGATCTTTTGCGAGAGTCTAAGGCTTTTCCGTATTGGTGGTTCATGGGGCGGAGTCGACAGTATGGTTATGATCGGCGCCATCAAGCGGACGAAACGATTGTGGGCGGGCGCGCCGCTCATAAGGCTTTTTGCTGGCTTGGAAAACGTGGAGGATCTCCGAAGAGATTTATCGGCCGGCTTGAGTGCGATTGGCGCCTAGTAGAACGGATGATCGCCAGCGCTACGGCTATACTGATTTGGCTAAAGTTTTGTCTTTAACTCGGAACTGAGACCATCGAAGGGTCACGTATTCAGTTCTATTATAATCGAGAAAGGAATGGCATGTCACACTATTACGATAAGGAAGACGCGGCTTATCGGAGCCAGATGGCTAAAGCTGCTCCGAAGGAGTTCCAGGCGTTCGTGGGGCTTATGCGGGTGGTAGGCATTGAAGATGGTGCAATACCTCGGAAGTATAGAGAGCTTATTGCTATTGCCGTAGCGCATGCGACAGGGTGCGTGTACTGCATTGAGGCTCACGTCAAGGATGCCAAGAAGATTGACGTAAGCAAAGAAGAGCTCAGTGAGGCGATTATGATCTCCTCGGCGCTCTGTGCTGGCGCGGCAGGGGCTCACGGGGGCATGGCCATTAAGTTCTACGATAGGGAAGATTGATATCGGATATTCTGCCTTGGCTGGCGAATGGAGATATGATTCACGGCGCTGCCGGTTTCTTGGCGCTGGTGACAACCTCCACAAGGTGATGCGCGCGCTGTCGAGGTCGTTTGTTCAAGACTGGGGCCAACAATGAGCAATGAGAGTGGGGCCGTAGTGGACGGTCCACTGGCGGGTGTAACCGTTGTGGAGATTTCCAGCATCGGCCCCGGCCCACATGCGGCGATGCTGCTGAGGGATATGGGTGCAACCATATTGCGGGTTGAACGCCCCGGTGGCAACGGCTGGCCGAATCCTGTGGTAGATCGGGGCCGGTCGGTTCTCGAGCTAGACCTGAGAAGTGCCGCGGGCAAGGAACAGTGCCTGAAGCTGACTGACAATGCTGACGTACTGATCGAGGGCTTCCGTCCCGGTGTCATGGAGCGACTCGGCCTGGGCCCAGATGTGCTGTGTGAGCGGAACAGTCGTTTGATCTATGGTCGCATGACGGGTTGGGGGCAGGACGGTCCACTGGCCAGAGCGGCCGGCCATGACATTAATTATATCGCCCTCACTGGAGCGCTGGCTGCTCTCCGGAGTGATGAGGGGCCACCTCGTCCACCGCTCAATCTCGTCGGCGACTTTGGTGGTGGATCAACCTATCTCGTAATGGGGGTCCTCGCTGCGTTGTTTCAACGGGCACAGACGGGTGAAGGGCAGATCGTCGATGCGGCAATCGTCGATGGCGTGGCTTCGCTCATGTCTTTCTTTGCAGGGCTTGTCCCATCGGGAGCGATCTCGCTGGAGCCCGGACAAAATTGGATCGGGGGAGGGGCTCCTTTCTACCGCTGTTACCGTTGCGCCGACGGACGCGATATCGCGGTCGGCGCTGTTGAGCAGCAGTTCTACCGCCAACTCCTCGAGTTGATCGGCGCACCGGCAACACTGCTGGAAAGCCAGAACGATCACGCGCGCTGGCCAGCCGACTCAGAGGTCCTTGCCGGTATCTTCGCGGGGCGTAGCCGCGACGACTGGTGTAAGTTATTGGAGGGCACGGACGCCTGCTTTGCCCCCGTTCTCACTTTGGAGGAAGCGGCCGACCACCCGCACAATCGCGCCAGAGAGCAATATCGCACGCGTGATGGAGCGCTGCACGCCGCCCCCGCGCCGCGTTTTATACGTAACCGCAGCCCAGCTTTTCCCTCAAAAGCGAGGGTAAAAGGATAAAAGATATTGGGCAGGAAAGGGTTGGTTCTGCTGGCCTGCGCGATTTTCGGACGGTGCCGGTGTCGCGGCGATTGTTGGAGGACTATGTGAGGAGTATGAGGCTGCCAAAGGAACGCTCAGGGCTTTTAGACGGTGCATAAACGCTCAATCACGTTCCGCCTTGGCCAGATTAAAGAGGCAGGCGGAGCGACGGGGCTGTCCCCGCAAGGACTTGGTATCGTTGGGGCGATGTTAGCGCTCGCGGAAGGTTTAGGGGGTTGCGCCGTGGATATTTCGGAGGCACTGTTGAACAGATGATCAATGATGAATCCGATAGCGAAGGTAGAAGCGGCCGTTTGGCTCCAGCCAAGGTTCGACCGCCGAAAAGAGGGAGCAAGGCTGGCGACGAGCAGCCGCCACGTCGCGTTCGCAGCCCACGCCTCACTTCTGGCGCACGAAAGGCGTTAATCCTTGAAGGCGCCATGCGGTTTTTTGCGGAGAACGGGTTTTCTGGGACGATCCGCGATCTGGCGAGCTTCATGGGCGTCTCCAGTCCTCTGATATTCCGTTATTTTCGCACGAAAGAAGACTTGATCACCGCTGCGGTTGAAACATTGTACGTGCAGAAGATCGACAGCGAGTGGATTAATATGCTGTCGGATCGATCGGTATCAATAGAGCAGCGGCTTAAGAGATTTTACAGATCGTACATTTTGGTCTCCGACGACTACCGCTGGATAAGGGTAGCCGTCGGGGCTGGTCTCGCGAACTTTCCTGTCATGAAGGAATATTTGAACAGCTTCATGACACCTATCTTTGATCGCATCGCGAAGGAACTGCATTTCGCTCGCACTGGTGAAGAGATGGAAAAAGTGAGCCAGGAAGACCGTGAGCTTCTATGGCATCTCCATTCCAGTCTTGTTTATCTCCTTATCCGCAAGCACATCTATCGTTCCACGGTGACGGGCAACACGGTCGGGCACATGGATCGTTCTATTCACCATTTCCTGCAGGGTTTTGTTCCGCCGTTGGTTGACCCCCCGGCGGAATGATCCGCGTCGGAAGGTGCCATGGTTCAGCAATCCGTGACCAGATGGTCATTATGCAGGGGCGGCGCACGTTTGATGGGGTTTGCAGGCCGGATTTGGTGGAGCACGTGGCAATTTGGTCCGGAGCGCCCCAGATTGTCGATGTGATCGGCAATAAACAGCCTTTAAACTGGTGGCCAATGCAGGTTGCGCGATCGGGCTCTTCCCGGCGACGCCAACACCAATGGTAGAGCGAACAGTGCTCGAGTTTGCCGAGATCGATCCGCCACCGGCCTGCGAAGCCAGGCGGAATTGGTCCGGGCAGATCGGCCTGCGGCGTCGTTGCGAGGGGGGTATCGTCGCTATGTCTTGTTGGTTTTTAAGGTTAGCGCCAATATTCTGGATGTTGGCGTCATCTGCGCAAGCCGAAGCACCGCCACGCCTCAAGCAGGAGGCGGCACGCCTCATCGACGCCAGATCGAAGCAGGCCCAGGAGATGGTGGACAAGGTTTTCAGTTTCGCCGAGCCCGGTTTTCAAGAATATGCAACCGCCGCATATCTGACCTCCAAATTGGAAAGCCACGGTTTTAAGGTCGAGCGTGGCATATCCGGTATTCCAACTGCATTTCGAGCCAGTTGGGGCAAGTCCGGGCCTACGATCCTGCTTGCCAGCGACATCGATGCGGTTCTGGGCACATCGCAGATGCCGGGTACTTCCTCATTGCGTCCCCTGGTAGCTGGCGCGCCCGGCCATGGCGAGGGCCATAATTCGGGAATGGCCGTGATCATTGCTGCCGCGCAGGCTCTGAAGTCCATTATGGAAGAGCATGACTTGGGCGGCCAGCTCGTTATCCTCCCCGGCGTGGCGGAGGAGCTTCTGGGCTCCAAGGCCTTCTACGTTCGCGACGGACTGCTGAAGGATGTCGACGTCGCGTTGTTTGCTCATGTCAGCCCTACGTTCAACACCGCTTGGGGCGACCTGGGGAGCACCGGGATGGTATCGGTCGAATATCGTTTCACCGGCAGGACCGCTCACGCGGCCATGGACCCGTGGGAAGGCCGCAGCGCACTTGATGCTGTCGAGGTCATGAGTGCCGCTTGGAATTTGCGCCGAGAGCATCTGCCGATCACCCATCGATCACACTATGTGATCACCAATGGTGGGGGCCAGCCGAATGTTGTGCCGGCCGAAGCGGCGGTCTGGTATTATTTGCGGGAGCGCACCTTTGGGGGTGTTCGGACTCTTTTCGAGACCGCCAACCAGATTTCCGAGGCCGCTGCCAAGGCCACGGGCACGACCGTTTCGCGCCGGATTCTCGGCTATGCAGCGCCACAATATGGCAACAAGCCCTTGGCTGAAGCCGCGTGGAAAAACATCAAAACCATCGGAATGCCCGTATGGTCGGCCGCGGACCAAGCTTTTGCTCGCGAGGTCCAGACAGCAAACGGCAGAACACCGAGGCCGTTGGACTCATTGGTCCCACCGCTTTCTACGCCGTTCAATCGTCCGCCGATGCCCCATGGCGGTTCCGATGATGTTGGGGATATCATGTGGGCCGTGCCGACCATCACAATCTTCTACCCATCCAATGTTCCGAATCTCATCAACCACAACCCTTTGGCGGCTATGGCGATGGCAACGCCAATCGCTCATAAGGGGGTAATTGCGGGTGCGAAGGCTGTGGCCTTCACGGTGCTCGACCTGCTAACCACCCCCCAGCTGATAAGCGAGGCCAAAGCCTACTTCAGCAATGTACAGTTGAAGGACCAGCATTACGAGACGCTGCTATCTGCCACCGACAAACCCGCTATATGGATAAACAGCGATATCATGAAGAAATATCGGGAAGAAATGTCACCATTGTACTACGACGAAGACCGGTACGATACATATCTTGACCAGCTTGGCATTGATTATGAGCGCGAACGATAGGGTGTCGTAGTGATCCACTCCTGATATTTATTATCGTCAATCCCATCGGCGGTGACGGTGCCACCCGCCCGTCGGCAAATCTCCACACCGCCACGCACCTCAGGAAGCTGCCGGGGCTCGTAGCGGCTTTCGCCATTTCCAACTTCGGTGCAAAACCTCAAATCGGTGGCGAGTTGCGCCCTGCATCGCTATTCCCGCCTCGAATGTTTGAAGGAGGGGCGCCGGTATGACAGCAGCGAAGCAGGGTGGGGTGGGGCCGTCACACCGCAGGGTCTTGTTCGCAAGCCTTGTCGGCACGGCGGTCGAGTTCTACGACTTCTATATCTATGCCACCGCCGCCGCGCTGGTGTTCGGGCCGCTGTTCTTTCCGTCCGAATCGGCGTCGGCGCAGCTTCTCGCCGCCTATGCAAGCTTCGGCCTCGCCTTTGTCGCCCGTCCGCTGGGCGCAAGCATATTCGGCCATTTCGGCGATCGGGTCGGCCGCAAGTCCACGCTCGTCGCCTCGCTGATGCTGATGGGCGGGTCGACGCTGCTCATCGCCTTCCTGCCGACCTACCAGACCGTCGGATGGATCGCGCCGCTGCTGCTGTGCATCCTGCGCTTCGGCCAGGGCCTGGGCCTGGGCGGGGAATGGGGCGGAGCTGCGCTTCTGGCGGTGGAGAATGCGCCGCCTGGCTGGCGCGCCCGCTTCGGCATGTTTCCGCAGCTTGGAGCGCCGGTGGGCTTCATTGCGGCCAACGGCCTGTTCCTGCTGCTTGGCCTGACGCTCACGCCCGAGCAGTTCCGCGACTGGGGATGGCGGCTGCCCTTCCTCGCCAGCGCGCTGCTGGTGGGCCTTGGCCTGTGGGTGCGGCTCAGGCTTACCGAGACGCCTGCCTTTGCAAAGGCGCTGGAGGAAGGCCCGCCGCCGCGCGTGCCACTGGCCGCGCTGCTCCGCCATCACCTGCCGGAGACGGTGGCCGGCACCTTCGCGGTGGTCGCCTGCTTTGCGATCTTCTATCTCGCAACCGCTTTCGCGCTTGGCTATGGCACCACCACGCTCGGCTATTCGCGCGAGACATTCCTCGCCGTGCAGCTTGGCGCGATCCTGTTCATGGCCGCAT contains the following coding sequences:
- a CDS encoding carboxymuconolactone decarboxylase family protein, with the translated sequence MSHYYDKEDAAYRSQMAKAAPKEFQAFVGLMRVVGIEDGAIPRKYRELIAIAVAHATGCVYCIEAHVKDAKKIDVSKEELSEAIMISSALCAGAAGAHGGMAIKFYDRED
- a CDS encoding TetR/AcrR family transcriptional regulator gives rise to the protein MINDESDSEGRSGRLAPAKVRPPKRGSKAGDEQPPRRVRSPRLTSGARKALILEGAMRFFAENGFSGTIRDLASFMGVSSPLIFRYFRTKEDLITAAVETLYVQKIDSEWINMLSDRSVSIEQRLKRFYRSYILVSDDYRWIRVAVGAGLANFPVMKEYLNSFMTPIFDRIAKELHFARTGEEMEKVSQEDRELLWHLHSSLVYLLIRKHIYRSTVTGNTVGHMDRSIHHFLQGFVPPLVDPPAE
- a CDS encoding CaiB/BaiF CoA transferase family protein: MDGPLAGVTVVEISSIGPGPHAAMLLRDMGATILRVERPGGNGWPNPVVDRGRSVLELDLRSAAGKEQCLKLTDNADVLIEGFRPGVMERLGLGPDVLCERNSRLIYGRMTGWGQDGPLARAAGHDINYIALTGALAALRSDEGPPRPPLNLVGDFGGGSTYLVMGVLAALFQRAQTGEGQIVDAAIVDGVASLMSFFAGLVPSGAISLEPGQNWIGGGAPFYRCYRCADGRDIAVGAVEQQFYRQLLELIGAPATLLESQNDHARWPADSEVLAGIFAGRSRDDWCKLLEGTDACFAPVLTLEEAADHPHNRAREQYRTRDGALHAAPAPRFIRNRSPAFPSKARVKG
- a CDS encoding amidohydrolase yields the protein MSCWFLRLAPIFWMLASSAQAEAPPRLKQEAARLIDARSKQAQEMVDKVFSFAEPGFQEYATAAYLTSKLESHGFKVERGISGIPTAFRASWGKSGPTILLASDIDAVLGTSQMPGTSSLRPLVAGAPGHGEGHNSGMAVIIAAAQALKSIMEEHDLGGQLVILPGVAEELLGSKAFYVRDGLLKDVDVALFAHVSPTFNTAWGDLGSTGMVSVEYRFTGRTAHAAMDPWEGRSALDAVEVMSAAWNLRREHLPITHRSHYVITNGGGQPNVVPAEAAVWYYLRERTFGGVRTLFETANQISEAAAKATGTTVSRRILGYAAPQYGNKPLAEAAWKNIKTIGMPVWSAADQAFAREVQTANGRTPRPLDSLVPPLSTPFNRPPMPHGGSDDVGDIMWAVPTITIFYPSNVPNLINHNPLAAMAMATPIAHKGVIAGAKAVAFTVLDLLTTPQLISEAKAYFSNVQLKDQHYETLLSATDKPAIWINSDIMKKYREEMSPLYYDEDRYDTYLDQLGIDYERER
- a CDS encoding IS1595 family transposase; the encoded protein is MDVLDRDKLPFPKSLPEFQRLFPDDGACASWLEKARWPDGFACPRCGVVGDPFRFTTRPVILMCRSCRRQTGLMVGTAMERSHIPLSVWFWAAYLVASQTTGISAVQLQRQLGLTRYETAFGLLHKLRAAMVRPDQDRIGGQSGQHVEVDETWIGGRTRGEGRGTHHKTLVVAAVEVRHREPGTGQDRRRNGRYAGRVRLAIGADRSAGALGGFVQSAVEPGTLVITDDWSGYSGLQGGGYDHHAIAQCGDPEVSEEFLPIVHLVFSNLKAWLNGIHHGVSTKHLQAYLNEFTFRFNRRFYPFNAFRSLLGIASDIEAPTFAELYSGQWTHHTISSGCMP
- a CDS encoding MFS transporter, yielding MTAAKQGGVGPSHRRVLFASLVGTAVEFYDFYIYATAAALVFGPLFFPSESASAQLLAAYASFGLAFVARPLGASIFGHFGDRVGRKSTLVASLMLMGGSTLLIAFLPTYQTVGWIAPLLLCILRFGQGLGLGGEWGGAALLAVENAPPGWRARFGMFPQLGAPVGFIAANGLFLLLGLTLTPEQFRDWGWRLPFLASALLVGLGLWVRLRLTETPAFAKALEEGPPPRVPLAALLRHHLPETVAGTFAVVACFAIFYLATAFALGYGTTTLGYSRETFLAVQLGAILFMAASIIAAGWLSDIVSPRRVLMGGCIATALGGLLLGPMMGSGSLFLIFLFLALALTLMGFVYGPLGAWLPGLFPPQVRYTGASMAFNLGGILGGALAPIIAQALADRGGLFPVGLYLSAAGLVSFIALAALRRQGRAQAFG